A single region of the Buteo buteo chromosome 16, bButBut1.hap1.1, whole genome shotgun sequence genome encodes:
- the DTX4 gene encoding E3 ubiquitin-protein ligase DTX4 — translation MLLASAVVVWEWLNEHGRWRPYSPAVSHHIEAVARAGPRAGGSVVLGQADSRLAPYIIDLQSMHQFRQDTGTIRPVRRSYYDPSSAPGKGVVWEWENDSGSWTPYDMDVGITIQRAYEKQHPWVDLSAIGFCYIIDFATMGQINRQTQRKRRVRRRLDMVYPLVSGTLPKSQSWPASPGAAAAPPVPACACPQCLLVMSVKATVSATGPGTATLQPRKAPPVPPAVPKAPAPAPGAKMPDGMATVRGSLKPLAAQGGRRQAASTPTLSSASSATSPPGTGSGKASHPGLGTLNRSHLQRLAIAQSRVLIASGVPTVPVKNLTGSSPVNPALAGITGILMSAAGLPVCLTRPPKLVLHPPPVSKSEIQSIPGISHTCRKTTKKQAKKGKTPEEVLKKYLQKVRHPPDEDCTICMERLSAPSGYKGPQPAVKPDLVGKLVKCGHVFHLHCLVAMYNNGNKDGSLQCPTCKTIYGVKTGTQPPGKMEYHIIPHALPGHSDCKTIRIIYNIPPGVQGPEHPNPGKSFTARGFPRHCYLPDSEKGRKVLKLLLVAWDRRLIFAIGTSSTTGESDTVIWNEIHHKTEFGSNLTGHGYPDINYLDNVLAELAAQGITEESLVQEKD, via the exons ATGCTGCTGGCCTCGGCCGTGGTGGTGTGGGAATGGCTGAACGAGCACGGGCGGTGGCGGCCCTACAGCCCGGCCGTCAGCCACCACATCGAGGCGGTGGCCCGCGCCgggccgcgggcgggcggcagcgtggTGCTGGGCCAGGCCGACAGCCGCCTGGCGCCCTACATCATCGACCTGCAGTCCATGCACCAGTTCCGCCAGGACACCG GCACTATCCGCCCTGTCCGGCGCAGCTACTACGACCCGTCGTCGGCGCCGGGCAAGGGAGTCGTGTGGGAATGGGAGAACGACAGCGGGTCGTGGACGCCCTATGACATGGACGTGGGCATCACCATCCAGCGCGCCTATGAGAAGCAGCACCCCTGGGTGGACCTGAGTGCCATTGGCTTCTGCTACATCATCGACTTTGCCACCATGGGCCAGATCAACCGGCAGACCCAGCGCAAGCGCCGCGTCCGCCGCCGCCTTGACATGGTCTACCCATTGGTCTCAGGCACCCTGCCCAAGTCACAGTCCTggccagccagccctggggcagcGGCGGCCCCCCCGGTCCCCGCCTGCGCCTGTCCCCAGTGCCTCCTGGTCATGAGCGTCAAAGCCACCGTGTCAGCCACGGGCCCTGGCACCGCCACCCTGCAGCCCCGCAAAGCCCCCCCTGTGCCACCCGCTGTCCCCAAAGCCCCAGCGCCGGCCCCAGGGGCCAAGATGCCTGACGGTATGGCCACGGTGCGTGGCTCACTGAAGCCACTGGCAGCCCAAGGCGGCCGGCGGCAGGCGGCCAGCACACCCACCTTGAGCTCAGCCAGCTCCGCCACCAGCCCCCCTGGCACGGGCAGTGGCAAGGCATCCCATCCTGGCCTCGGCACCCTGAACCGCAGCCACCTCCAGCGCCTGGCCATTGCCCAGTCCCGGGTGCTCATTGCCTCTGG GGTCCCCACTGTCCCCGTGAAGAACCTCACCGGCTCCAGCCCTGTCAACCCAGCACTGGCag GGATTACAGGGATCCTAATGAGTGCAGCCGGGCTGCCCGTCTGCCTGACACGGCCCCCCAAGCTGGTGCTGCACCCCCCGCCTGTCAGCAAAAGTGAGATCCAGTCCATTCCCGGCATCTCCCACACCTGCCGCAAGACCACCAAGAAACAGGCCAAGAAGG GTAAAACCCCGGAGGAGGTACTGAAAAAATACCTGCAGAAGGTGCGGCATCCGCCGGATGAG GACTGCACCATCTGCATGGAGCGCCTCTCTGCACCCTCTGGCTACAAGGGACCCCAGCCAGCTGTCAAGCCCGACCTGGTGGGGAAGCTGGTGAAATGTGGCCACGTCTTCCACCTCCACTGCCTGGTCGCCATGTACAACAACGGCAACAAG gaTGGGAGCCTGCAGTGTCCCACCTGCAAAACCATCTATGGGGTGAAGACAGGGACACAGCCACCAGGGAAGATGGAGTATCACATCATCCCTCACGCGCTGCCTGGCCACTCTGACTGCAAAACCATCCGCATCATCTACAACATCCCCCCAGGGGTGCAG GGACCGGAGCATCCAAACCCTGGGAAGAGCTTCACTGCCCGTGGCTTCCCCCGGCACTGCTACCTGCCGGACAGCGAGAAGGGCAGAAAG GTACTGAAGTTGCTGCTGGTAGCCTGGGACCGGCGCTTGATCTTTGCCATCGGGACCTCCAGCACCACAGGTGAGTCAGACACGGTAATCTGGAACGAGATCCACCACAAGACGGAGTTTGGCTCCAACCTCACCGGCCACGGCTACCCTGACATCAACTACCTGGACAATGTCCTGGCTGAGCTTGCGGCCCAGGGCATCACGGAGGAGAGCCTGGTGCAGGAGAAGGACTGA